The window AACAATGTTCTGATAAAGACCCTTGCCGGGGTGTGCGCCCTTGCGGCGGTGGCCTGCGGCGGGGGACAGCAGCCCCGGAGCGATGTCGCCGTCTACCTCGACGAATCGCAGCCGATTGAAAAACGTGTCGAGGACGCCCTTTCGCGCATGACCCTCGAAGAGAAGGTCGCCATCCTCCACGCGCAGTCGAAATTCTCGTCGGCGGGAGTTCCGCGCCTGGGCATTCCCGAGGTGTGGTGCACCGACGGTCCTCACGGCATCCGCCCCGAGGTGCTGTGGGACGAGTGGGAGCAGGCCGGCTGGACGAACGACTCCTGCACGGCCTTCCCGGCCCTGACGTGTCTCGCCGCGACGTGGAATCCCGAAATGTCGGCCCTCTACGGCAAATCCATCGGCGAGGAGGCCCGCTACCGCGAGAAAGACATCCTGCTGGGTCCTGGCGTGAACATCTACCGCACGCCGCTCAACGGCCGCAATTTCGAGTATATGGGCGAGGACCCTTTCCTCTCCGCGCGGATGGTCGTTCCCTATGTCCGGGAGGTGCAGAAGAACGGCGTCGCCGCCTGCGTGAAGCACTTCGCGCTGAATAATCAGGAGGTGCACCGCCACGGCATCGACGTTGAGGTCGGCGACCGGGCGCTGTACGAGATTTACCTTCCGGCCTTCAAGGCGGCCGTCGAGGAGGGCGGCGCCTGGGCGATCATGGGTTCCTACAATAAATATAAGGGCCAGCATTGCTGCCACAACCAGTATCTGCTGAACGACATTCTCAAACGCGACTGGGCGTTCGACGGGGTGGTCGTCTCCGACTGGGGCGGCGTCCACGACACGAAGCAGGCCGCCGAGAACGGTCTCGACATGGAGTTCGGGTCGTGGACCGACGGTTTGAGCTGGGGCGCCAGCAACGCCTATGACAACTACTATCTGGCCGCTCCCTATCTCGACATGCTGCGCAAGGGCGAGGCTTCGACGGCCACGCTCGACGACAAGGCCCGCCGGGTGCTGCGGCTGATTTTCCGCACGGCGATGAATACGCAGAAACCGTTCGGGTCGCTCAATTCGCCCGAACATCTGGCCGCCGCACGCCGCATTGCGGGCGAGGGCATGGTGCTGCTGAAGAACGACGGCGGGGTGCTGCCGATCGACCTCGGGAAGACGAAGCGGATCGCCGTCGTGGGTGAGAATGCGATCAAGATGATGACCGTCGGCGGCGGCTCCTCGTCGCTCAAGGTGCGGCACGAATATACGCCGCTGGAGGGTATCCGCGCTGCCGCGGGCGACAAGGCCGAGGTGATTTACGAGCGCGGCTATGTCGGCGACGTGACGGGCTATTACAACGGCGTGAAGACGGGGCAGGACCTCTCGGAGAAGCGTTCCGAGGAGCAGCTCATCGCCGACGCCGTGGCTGCGGCACGCGAGGCCGACGCCGTGATTTTCGTCGGCGGACTCAACAAGAGCGACCATCAGGACTGCGAGGGTGCCGACCGTCTGCAATACGGTCTGCCCTATGCGCAGGACAAGGTGATCGAGGCGCTGGCCGGAGCCAATCCCAACCTGGCCGTCGTGATCGTTTCGGGCAACGCCGTGGCGATGCCGTGGATCGACCGCGTTCCGGCCGTTCTGGAGGCGTGGTTTTCGGGTTCGGAGGCCGGCAACGCGCTGGCCGACGTGGTGTTCGGGGCCGTGAACCCCTCGGGCAAGCTGCCCTTCACCTTCCCGGTGCGTCTGGAGGACAACAGCGCGCATGCGTTGGGTGAGTACCCCGGTACGGACAAGGTTGCCTACAACGAAGGGATTTTCGTGGGCTACCGCTGGCACGACAAGGAGCGGATAAAACCGCTGTTCGCCTTCGGCCACGGCCTGAGCTACACGACGTTCGACATTGCGAATGTGACGGCGGACCGCACGGCCCTTGCGGCGAACGGCCGCATCCGGGTTTCGGCCGACGTGACCAACACGGGTTCGCGTCCGGGCGCCGAGGTCGTGCAGCTGTATATCGGCGACGAGCAGTCGTCGCTGCCGCGTCCGGTGAAGGAGCTGAAAGGATTTCAGAAAGTTTCTCTGAATCCCGGCCAAACGCAGACGGTGACTTTCGAGATCACGCCCGATATGCTTCGATACTATGACGATGCGAAGGGCGCGTGGGTTGCCGAGCCGGGTGCGTTCACGGCCTGCGTGGGCGCCGCGTCGGACGATATTCGCGGCACGGTGGAGTTCGAATTGAAATGATTCCGCCGCCGGAAAAGAGAAGTCCGCGACCCTTCGGGGCCGCGGACTTTTTCATTGTTCGGTCCGGATGCGATAGAGGACGTGCCTCCGCAGGGGATGGCCTTCCGGCAGGGCAGGGTGGTCGAACTCCCCGGCGTACTCCATGCCGAGCCGTTTCATCACGTTCAGCGAACGCCGGTTTCCGACGTAGGTGAAAGAGATGAGTTCCGGGATGCCGAGTTTCGCGGCGTGCGCGATGCAGGCCCGGGCGGCTTCGGTGGCGTATCCCTGTCCCCAGGCGTCGCGGCGCAGGCGCCAGCCGATTTCGATCTGTCCCGCCAGCTCTCCGGAGCTGGTTACGCGGTGCAGTCCGACGTAACCCAGGAGTTCGTTGTCAGAAAGACGTTCTACGGCATACAACCCGAATCCGTCGGTCGAGAATTCGTCGCGGATGCGTTCCATCAGGGCTTGCGACTCCGCATCCGTCAACGGTGCGGGGTAAAACTCCATGACTCGCGCGTCGGCGTTCATGGCGGCGAATGCCGGTCGGTCTTCCTCCCGCCATGCGCGCAGTGCGAGACGGGCTGTTTGGGGCGGAAACAACATTTCAATATGATTTCAGCCGGATGTCCCGGGCTTTTTTACTCCGCCACCTCTTTTTTCGAGCGTTTGCGCGTGTTGATCGTCAGATAGCGTTGCAGGGTCTGCTGCAACCGCACGGGGTCGATGTCCAGGCGGATTTCGCCGCCCTGCGCGATCGAGATGTCGCCCGTCTCCTCGGAAACGACCACGATGATGGCGTCCGAGATCTCGCTCATGCCGATCGCCGCACGGTGGCGCGTGCCGAACGACTTGGGAACGTCGCTCTGCGTCACCGGGAGGATGCACTTGGCGGCCACGATCCGGTCGCCCTCGATCAGTACGGCGCCGTCGTGCAGGGGCGCGTTCTTGAAGAAGATGTTTTTCAGGAGCGATGTCGAGACCTTGGCGTCGAGGGCGATGCCGCCTTCGGCGATCAGCCGCAGGTCGCTCTGCTGGCCGATGACGATCAGCGCCCCGGTCTTGGTCTCCGACATTTCGCGGCAGGCCGTGACGATCGGCGCCACATTGGTCTGCACGGTGTCCTCACCGGTCGAGAAGATGCGCGAGATGAAGTTGAAATGTTTCTGGCGCATGCCGATCATTTGCAGGAAGCGCCGCAGTTCGGGCTGGAAGACGATGATCAGCGCGATGGCTCCCACCGAGATCAGTTGTCCGAGGATGGTCGATAACAACTCCATGTTCAATGCCCGCACGACCACCCACAGCAGGTAGACGGCGATGATTCCCGAGAGGATATACGGCGCATTGGTGCCCTTGGTCATGCGGTATATCCAGTACATGATGACGGCAACCAGGATGATGTCGATGAAATCGACGAATGTGAACGGAACGAATCCCATCGTTTGTCGGCGTTATTTGGTTTACAAAGGTACAAAAAAATCGGCCGGGGCCAAAACCGAACTGTGTATCCCGGTCCGGCAAAACCTTCCGACCCTAAAAAGTGCCGTTACGGCACCAAAGGTACAAAAAAGTCGTATAGGTCCAAACCCGAATTGCGATGCAGTCCGGCAAAACCTTCCGACTCTAAGAAGTGCCGTTACGGCGCCAAAGGTACAAAAAAGTCGGCCGGGGCCAAAACCGAACTGTATCCCGGTCCGGCAAAACCTTTCCGGCAAAAGTGTCGTTGCGACACCAAAGGTATAAAAAAACACCGACTTCCGCTCAGCGGGGAAGCCGGTATTTTATTTTCCGCGGGGCAGAGGCTATTTCTTCTCGGCCTTCTTGTCCGCCGCGTAGAGTTCGTTGACCTTCGCCAGCACGGCGGGGGTGATGTTGAGCGTCGTGTCGGCGTCGATCAGCGCCGTGGCGTTGATGATCAGTTTGTACTTCTTGCCGGCGTTGATCTCCAGCACGGCGCGCTGCAACAGGTCCTGGGCGCGGTTGGTGAACACGTAGTTCTCCTCGTCGAGCGTCTGGGCCTCCTTCTGGGCGTTGGCCTGGTAGGATTCGGCCCTCTTCTGGATGCTCTCCTGCTGGGACTGCGCGTCGCGCGAGGTGATGAGTCCCTTCTGGTACTTCTCCTGCAACTGCGCGGCTTCGGCCTGAAGTCCCTTTTCACGCTGCGCCCAGCTCTTCTGCGCCTTTTCGGTCTTCTCCTGGAGCGCTACGCCTTCGGTTTTGTAGAGGTCGCATTGCGCCAGCACGGCTTCGACCTGAACGTAAGCGATGTCGCTCGAAACAACCTGCTGTGCGACCGCTTCGGCCGCATCCCCGGTCTGCTCTGCGGTTTTCGTGCCGCAGGCCGCGAGGACGAGAGCCGCAGCCAGCGCCGGAAAGAGAGTTTTTTTCATGTCGTTTTGCTATTTGAAAAGTTAATTATTCTGCGTTTGAGTCACAAAGGTAAAAAAAAATCTTTACTTTTGCCCAACCTGCATTAAATTTTGACTTTCATGTACGAATACATCAAGGGAACCGTCGCCGAAGTCGCTCCGGCTTACGCCGTTATCGACGCCGGCGGGGTGGGCTACTACCTCCATATTTCGCTCGAAACCTATGCCGCCGTCGAGCACGCCTCCGAGGCCAGGCTTTACGTGCACTACGTCGTCCGCGAGGACGCCCAGCTGCTCTACGGGTTTTCGACGAAGATCGAGCGGGAATTGTTCCGGCTGCTGATCAGCGTTTCGGGCGTGGGCGGCAATACGGCCCGCATGATCCTCTCGACCTACTCGCCGCGCGAATTGCAGGGGATCATCACCTCGGGCAACGCCGTGCTGCTGAAGAACGTCAAGGGGCTGGGCCTCAAGACGGCGCAGAAGATCATCGTCGAGCTGAGCGGCAAACTCGCCGTGCTGGGGGCCGATACGGCCGATGCGCCCCTTGCCGCGGCCGACGGCGGCAGTTTCGACGAGGCCCTCGCCGCGCTGGTCATGCTGGGCTTCGCCCGCGCCGCCGCCGAAAAGGTCCTGCGCGCCGTGATGCGCGAACTGCCGCAGGCTCCGGTCGAGGAGCTGATCCGCGCGGCGCTTAAACGCCTGTGACGTGAAAAATGCTCCGTACGGGGATTGTTACGGACGGAAGCGACGGCCGGCATTCTCGGTTTTTCTTCTTTTTTTTGTCCGCCGGCATGCCGTGCGGACGTTTTTTTTCGTTTCTTGTTCGTAAATCGGATTGTTTTATGTAAATTTGCACGATTGTATGCCGATGAAACGACTTATCACCTTACTGAGCGTGGCCCTGCCCGTGCTGTTGAGCGGTTGCTCCGACGAGGAGGACATCCTCCCCGAGCAGCGCGAGAAGATCGTCTCGTACCTCGAAAGGACCCACACCCCGACACTCGTTTCCGAGGCCGAGGCCGACGAGGAGGGGCAGTTGCCGTTCTATACCACCGCGGGCAGCACGGTCTACCGGTATATCATCAATTACTACCGTCCCAACCGGGAGTCCTATCCGGCGGTGACGGCCGCGTCGAAGGTCACCATCACCTTCCGGGCCTATGTCTTCAGCTATTCGAACATTACGGATTCCACGTTCCCGTTCTATTCGAACGATCCGTTGTTGCAGGCGGCTTATGAGGACCTGGGGCTGACGCCCGGGGCGTGGTCGTTCGAACCGCTGACGCTCGATATGCGCGGTGACATACTAAAAGGACTCCGGCATGCGTTACTTGGTTGTCGCGCCGGGGACGAGGTAGAGGCGTACATGACCTACAACGAGGCTTTCGGCGACAAATATTTCACGACGATCCCGCGGGAAAGCCCGGTCGCGTGGTATTTCACGGTCGAATCCGTCGAATGAACGAACCCGAAAAAAGAACCGTTTAACGAAATATGAAATTGATCACCCGTTTTCTGTACCTCCCGGCAGCCTGCATCGCGCTGCTGTCCTCCTGTGCCGAAGATCAGACCGAGTCGTACGACAAGTTCGAGGATCAGGCCCTCGAAGCGTATATGACGCAGAAGCATCCCGAATTGCTGGAAAATTACCAGACCGAGGGCGGCTATTACGTCGATGTGCTTGAGGCTGGCAATCCCGATGCCAAACCGGTGAACGATACGATCTGCTGGGTGAAGTTCGATTTCTCGGGCCGCGACCTGAGCGGCAACATCGCCCTCACGCGCCGCGCTTCGGAAGCCTATCAGCTCGGGACCTTCACCAAATACACCCATTACGTGCCTTATTACCGCTACTGCGGCACCGCGAACTCCGGACTGATCGAGGGCACTTACCTGGCCATGCGCAATACGCTGCATCTCGGCGAGGAGTATGCCAGGAAAAAGGGGATCGACCGGGAGTACCTTTTGCGTGAGGGTGACATCGTGCGGCTCTATATGCCTTCGCGCGTCGTCGGTTCGGGCGGTCTGGGCGGCGACGGCGGTTACGAAGGGCAATATTCGCTCAACGCCAAGCGCCCCCTCATCATGGAGATGGAGATTTGCGGCATTGATAAAAACCCGCTGGAGGCCGAAGGTTCGCTGGTCGATGCTTTCGCCAAGTCCAACGGCGGGATGGTGATGTACACCAAGGACGGGGAGGACGGCACCGAAAAGCGCCCGACCGATCCCGATGACGAAAGGCATCCCTATAAGCCCGGTGTCGAGCGGTGGGTGAGCGCCTGCGACACCGTGGCGCAGCTCTACGTCAATGTCAAGTACGATCCGGCCGAGACGCTGGCAGGGGACAAGTTCACGTTCGATTTCGCCGATCCTGAAAATGATGTCGCAAACAAACCTTATAACGTCGGTTACGAGCCTTATAACGGTTCCGATCTGGAGAAAGAGATCTCCGAAGCGCTTGTGAAGCGTTTCCACGGCGAAGGCGACGACTACAAGGTCTACGAGGGCGTGGATAAGCTCGAATCGGATTCGGTCGGGCTCGACGGTACGGCCAAGATCTGGTATATCGGCCGTTTCCTCGACGGCTTCATCTTCGATACGAATATCGACGAGGTGAAGGAGATCATCTACGGGGCGGGCAATTATACCGAGGGTACGGTGAAGTCCTACAAGCCGGAAGATGGCGGCGATCTAACGGCGTGGTACTATACGGTGCCCAACCTGCGCTACGGCCAGTGGGCGGCTTTCGTCACCACCTCGACCAACGCCTACGGGACGAGCGGCAAGAGCGGAAGTTCGACCACCTCGTCGTCGGGCAACGGCTATTCGTCGAGCTATTACGATTACCTGAACTACCTGAACTATTCGCAGATGTATTACGGCAACAGCGGCCTTTACGGCGGTTATTACGGCGATTACTACGGATACGGCGGTCTGGGCTACGGAGGCTATTACGGCGGTTATTACGGGGGCTACGGCTACGATTACGGTTCGACGGGCACGACCACGACCACGACGACCGTGACGACGGAAATTCCC of the Alistipes senegalensis JC50 genome contains:
- a CDS encoding OmpH family outer membrane protein, which encodes MKKTLFPALAAALVLAACGTKTAEQTGDAAEAVAQQVVSSDIAYVQVEAVLAQCDLYKTEGVALQEKTEKAQKSWAQREKGLQAEAAQLQEKYQKGLITSRDAQSQQESIQKRAESYQANAQKEAQTLDEENYVFTNRAQDLLQRAVLEINAGKKYKLIINATALIDADTTLNITPAVLAKVNELYAADKKAEKK
- a CDS encoding GNAT family N-acetyltransferase — encoded protein: MLFPPQTARLALRAWREEDRPAFAAMNADARVMEFYPAPLTDAESQALMERIRDEFSTDGFGLYAVERLSDNELLGYVGLHRVTSSGELAGQIEIGWRLRRDAWGQGYATEAARACIAHAAKLGIPELISFTYVGNRRSLNVMKRLGMEYAGEFDHPALPEGHPLRRHVLYRIRTEQ
- the ruvA gene encoding Holliday junction branch migration protein RuvA — encoded protein: MYEYIKGTVAEVAPAYAVIDAGGVGYYLHISLETYAAVEHASEARLYVHYVVREDAQLLYGFSTKIERELFRLLISVSGVGGNTARMILSTYSPRELQGIITSGNAVLLKNVKGLGLKTAQKIIVELSGKLAVLGADTADAPLAAADGGSFDEALAALVMLGFARAAAEKVLRAVMRELPQAPVEELIRAALKRL
- a CDS encoding glycoside hydrolase family 3 C-terminal domain-containing protein, with translation MPNNVLIKTLAGVCALAAVACGGGQQPRSDVAVYLDESQPIEKRVEDALSRMTLEEKVAILHAQSKFSSAGVPRLGIPEVWCTDGPHGIRPEVLWDEWEQAGWTNDSCTAFPALTCLAATWNPEMSALYGKSIGEEARYREKDILLGPGVNIYRTPLNGRNFEYMGEDPFLSARMVVPYVREVQKNGVAACVKHFALNNQEVHRHGIDVEVGDRALYEIYLPAFKAAVEEGGAWAIMGSYNKYKGQHCCHNQYLLNDILKRDWAFDGVVVSDWGGVHDTKQAAENGLDMEFGSWTDGLSWGASNAYDNYYLAAPYLDMLRKGEASTATLDDKARRVLRLIFRTAMNTQKPFGSLNSPEHLAAARRIAGEGMVLLKNDGGVLPIDLGKTKRIAVVGENAIKMMTVGGGSSSLKVRHEYTPLEGIRAAAGDKAEVIYERGYVGDVTGYYNGVKTGQDLSEKRSEEQLIADAVAAAREADAVIFVGGLNKSDHQDCEGADRLQYGLPYAQDKVIEALAGANPNLAVVIVSGNAVAMPWIDRVPAVLEAWFSGSEAGNALADVVFGAVNPSGKLPFTFPVRLEDNSAHALGEYPGTDKVAYNEGIFVGYRWHDKERIKPLFAFGHGLSYTTFDIANVTADRTALAANGRIRVSADVTNTGSRPGAEVVQLYIGDEQSSLPRPVKELKGFQKVSLNPGQTQTVTFEITPDMLRYYDDAKGAWVAEPGAFTACVGAASDDIRGTVEFELK
- the cdaA gene encoding diadenylate cyclase CdaA; translated protein: MGFVPFTFVDFIDIILVAVIMYWIYRMTKGTNAPYILSGIIAVYLLWVVVRALNMELLSTILGQLISVGAIALIIVFQPELRRFLQMIGMRQKHFNFISRIFSTGEDTVQTNVAPIVTACREMSETKTGALIVIGQQSDLRLIAEGGIALDAKVSTSLLKNIFFKNAPLHDGAVLIEGDRIVAAKCILPVTQSDVPKSFGTRHRAAIGMSEISDAIIVVVSEETGDISIAQGGEIRLDIDPVRLQQTLQRYLTINTRKRSKKEVAE